A genome region from Brassica oleracea var. oleracea cultivar TO1000 chromosome C2, BOL, whole genome shotgun sequence includes the following:
- the LOC106324562 gene encoding 21 kDa protein-like, whose translation MAKHYKVLFLVLSISYLFSGELTAAATATTTTKKALSFIKSSCKTTTYRSLCVHSLSTYANTIQTNPQRLIKTALAVTMKHAQSTKLLVSNLKNSQYRTLQDCAPSPYVFTIDRLTEAVRELKLSDSESVQSQFLFHVSKTQALFTSASDDWEVENTCSGRFSSTAKSVQARLVNLRKETSNVMSLFNAFAK comes from the coding sequence ATGGCAAAACACTACAAAGTTCTCTTTCTAGTCCTCTCCATCTCCTACCTCTTCTCAGGGGAGCTCACTGCCGCCGCCACAGCGACTACCACCACCAAAAAGGCCCTAAGCTTCATCAAATCCTCTTGCAAAACCACGACGTACCGATCCTTGTGCGTCCACTCTCTCTCCACTTATGCCAATACGATCCAAACAAACCCTCAACGCCTCATAAAAACCGCTTTAGCAGTGACCATGAAACATGCCCAGTCCACCAAGCTCTTAGTCTCGAACCTAAAGAATAGCCAGTACCGAACCCTCCAGGACTGTGCACCGAGCCCGTACGTTTTCACCATTGACCGTCTGACCGAAGCGGTCCGAGAGCTGAAGCTTTCTGACAGTGAGAGTGTTCAAAGCCAGTTTTTGTTTCACGTGAGCAAGACGCAAGCGTTGTTCACTTCGGCTTCGGATGACTGGGAGGTGGAGAACACTTGCTCAGGCCGGTTCTCGAGCACGGCGAAGTCAGTCCAGGCCCGGCTAGTTAACTTGCGCAAGGAAACAAGCAATGTCATGTCTTTGTTTAACGCCTTTGCTAAGTAG
- the LOC106327921 gene encoding 21 kDa protein-like — MAKLYQTLFLIISVSYFFSPELIAASPAGSSQKAVNFIQSSCKTTTYPAVCFRSLSAYANAIQTSPERLAETALAVTLSRVQSTKLFVSRLTRFKTLKKREVKAIKDCVEEIDDTIERLTKSVQEMKLCGSAKNQEQFAFHMSNAQTWTSAALTDENTCSDGFSGRFMDGRIKNSVRARIVNMGQETSNALSLINAYGKKY; from the coding sequence ATGGCAAAACTATACCAAACACTCTTTCTAATCATCTCAGTCTCCTACTTCTTCTCACCGGAGCTCATCGCAGCCTCACCGGCCGGATCTTCCCAAAAAGCCGTGAACTTCATCCAATCCTCTTGCAAAACCACCACATACCCAGCCGTGTGCTTCCGTTCACTCTCCGCCTACGCAAACGCCATCCAGACAAGCCCTGAACGCTTAGCCGAGACCGCTCTAGCCGTTACCCTAAGCCGAGTCCAATCCACGAAGCTCTTTGTCTCGCGTCTGACGCGTTTCAAGACACTCAAGAAGCGCGAGGTTAAAGCCATCAAGGACTGCGTCGAGGAGATCGACGATACCATCGAACGTTTGACCAAGTCGGTCCAGGAGATGAAGCTATGTGGTAGTGCCAAGAATCAAGAACAGTTTGCGTTCCACATGAGTAATGCTCAGACTTGGACTAGTGCTGCTTTGACTGATGAGAACACTTGCTCCGATGGGTTCTCGGGTCGGTTTATGGATGGACGGATCAAGAACTCGGTTCGGGCTAGAATCGTTAACATGGGCCAGGAAACCAGCAACGCACTGTCCTTGATTAATGCATATGGTAAAAAGTACTAA